Proteins encoded in a region of the Streptomyces sp. NBC_01471 genome:
- a CDS encoding aldehyde dehydrogenase family protein, whose protein sequence is MPTSRAGRTGRTPATRGETFAVVDPATGEAFAEAPAQQPDELDAVVGRAHEAWLSWRSDPLVRSKSLLAAAGAVEAAGADLAPLLTREQGKPLAESYAEVARTAARLRWFAEAAPEPQKITDGRPVRSEVRWRPLGPVAAIVPWNFPLQLASAKFAPALAAGNTVVLKPSPYTPLATRLLGSVLSTALPEGVLTVVTGHEPLGARLASHPGIRHVTFTGSIPTGRAVARGAAASLARVTLELGGNDAAILLDDVDVERITERLFWAAFRNCGQVCMAVKRVYAPDRLCSQVVEALAERARAVVVGAGLDPGSQLGPVNNASQLARVESRTAQALAGGARAAAGGHRLDRPGYFFAPTVLADVPPSAAVVTEEQFGPVLPVLPYRSLDQAVEAANDTGFGLGGSVWGTDLDRAEAVAGRLECGTAWINHHAELSLAQPFAGIKESGVGVAGGPWGLYGNLRPFVVHRPEEA, encoded by the coding sequence ATGCCGACCAGCCGGGCCGGCCGGACCGGTCGCACACCGGCGACCCGCGGTGAGACCTTCGCCGTCGTCGACCCGGCAACGGGTGAGGCATTCGCCGAGGCGCCCGCGCAGCAGCCGGACGAGCTGGACGCCGTCGTCGGGCGGGCCCACGAGGCCTGGCTCAGCTGGCGGTCCGATCCCCTCGTCCGCTCCAAGTCACTGCTCGCGGCTGCCGGCGCCGTGGAGGCGGCCGGGGCCGATCTCGCTCCGCTGCTCACCCGTGAACAGGGCAAGCCCCTGGCCGAGTCGTACGCGGAGGTCGCCCGCACGGCGGCCCGCCTGCGCTGGTTCGCCGAGGCCGCTCCAGAGCCGCAGAAGATCACGGACGGCCGGCCGGTCCGCAGCGAGGTCCGCTGGCGGCCGCTCGGGCCCGTCGCCGCGATCGTCCCGTGGAACTTCCCTCTCCAGCTCGCGTCGGCGAAGTTCGCGCCCGCTCTCGCCGCCGGTAACACGGTGGTGCTGAAACCCTCCCCGTACACACCCCTGGCCACCCGGCTGCTGGGGTCCGTCCTGTCCACCGCGCTCCCCGAGGGTGTGCTCACGGTCGTCACCGGTCACGAACCTCTCGGCGCCCGCCTCGCGTCCCACCCGGGGATCCGTCATGTGACCTTCACCGGTTCGATTCCCACCGGACGGGCCGTCGCGCGGGGCGCGGCGGCGTCCCTCGCCCGGGTCACCCTGGAGCTGGGCGGCAACGACGCCGCCATCCTGCTGGACGACGTGGATGTCGAGCGGATCACGGAGCGGCTGTTCTGGGCCGCGTTCCGCAACTGCGGTCAGGTCTGCATGGCGGTCAAGCGGGTCTACGCCCCTGACCGGCTCTGCTCCCAGGTGGTCGAGGCCCTCGCGGAGCGCGCCAGAGCCGTCGTCGTCGGAGCTGGACTCGACCCGGGCTCGCAGCTGGGGCCGGTCAACAACGCCTCCCAACTGGCCAGGGTCGAAAGCCGCACGGCCCAGGCCCTGGCCGGGGGCGCCCGGGCCGCGGCCGGTGGCCACCGGCTCGACCGGCCCGGCTACTTCTTCGCCCCGACCGTCCTGGCCGATGTCCCGCCCTCCGCGGCTGTGGTGACGGAGGAACAGTTCGGTCCGGTCCTGCCGGTGCTGCCGTACCGGAGCCTCGACCAGGCCGTCGAGGCGGCCAACGACACCGGCTTCGGGCTGGGCGGCTCGGTATGGGGGACGGATCTCGACCGGGCCGAGGCGGTGGCCGGCCGGCTGGAGTGCGGGACGGCGTGGATCAACCACCACGCCGAACTCTCCCTCGCCCAGCCCTTCGCGGGCATCAAGGAGAGCGGTGTCGGCGTCGCGGGCGGGCCGTGGGGACTCTACGGAAACCTCAGGCCGTTCGTCGTGCACCGTCCGGAGGAGGCGTGA
- a CDS encoding NAD(P)-dependent alcohol dehydrogenase, with protein MTTRFGAAVLRGYESRFDLEEVVLTTGPADGEILVRIAGCGMCRTDLAVRRSAGRSPLPAVLGHEGAGVVVGTGGPATGLSTGDHVVLSFDSCGHCRNCTGAAPAYCDSFASLNLFGGREEHAARFTDAAGGALAPRWFGQSSFAEYAMVPARNAVRVDPSLPVELLGPLGCGFLTGAGAVLNSFGTGPGDTLAVFGAGAVGLAAVMAATAAGAVTVAVDRHPERLALAERLGAIPLRAAPAGLPARIRQLTDGGAQYALDTTGSVQLINDALRALRPTGHLGLVARLHTALALEPGALDRGRRISHICEGDAVPGLLIPRLTGLWQAGLFPFDQLIRTYPLADINEAERDCEAGRVVKPVLIPEGRGR; from the coding sequence GTGACGACGAGGTTCGGTGCGGCGGTACTGCGCGGGTACGAGAGCCGTTTCGACCTTGAGGAGGTGGTCCTGACCACAGGGCCTGCCGACGGCGAGATCCTGGTGAGGATCGCGGGCTGCGGGATGTGCCGGACCGATCTCGCGGTCCGTCGTTCGGCCGGCCGCTCGCCGCTGCCGGCCGTGCTCGGCCACGAGGGGGCCGGAGTCGTGGTGGGCACGGGCGGCCCGGCCACCGGTCTCAGTACCGGCGACCATGTCGTGCTGAGCTTCGACTCCTGCGGACACTGCCGTAACTGCACGGGCGCGGCCCCCGCCTACTGCGACTCCTTCGCCTCGCTCAACCTCTTCGGCGGACGCGAGGAGCACGCGGCACGGTTCACCGACGCGGCCGGGGGCGCACTGGCCCCCCGGTGGTTCGGCCAGTCCTCGTTCGCCGAGTACGCGATGGTCCCGGCCCGCAACGCCGTCCGGGTCGATCCCTCGCTGCCCGTCGAACTGCTCGGACCACTCGGCTGCGGCTTCCTCACCGGCGCCGGAGCGGTCCTCAACTCCTTCGGCACCGGCCCGGGCGACACCCTCGCGGTCTTCGGCGCGGGAGCGGTGGGCCTGGCCGCTGTGATGGCGGCCACCGCCGCCGGGGCGGTGACCGTGGCCGTCGACCGGCACCCGGAACGGCTGGCCCTGGCCGAGCGGCTGGGCGCGATCCCGCTGCGCGCCGCCCCGGCCGGCCTGCCCGCCCGCATCCGGCAACTGACCGACGGCGGTGCGCAGTACGCACTGGACACCACGGGCTCCGTACAGCTGATCAACGACGCGCTCAGGGCCCTGCGCCCGACCGGTCACCTCGGCCTGGTGGCACGGCTCCACACCGCGCTGGCGCTGGAGCCGGGGGCACTCGACCGGGGCCGGAGGATCTCCCACATCTGCGAGGGGGACGCGGTGCCGGGGCTGCTGATTCCGCGGCTGACCGGGCTGTGGCAGGCCGGGCTGTTCCCCTTCGACCAGCTGATCCGTACGTACCCGCTCGCCGACATCAACGAGGCCGAACGCGACTGTGAAGCGGGCCGGGTGGTCAAACCCGTCCTGATTCCGGAGGGGAGGGGGCGATGA
- a CDS encoding glycosyltransferase family 2 protein, whose product MVKLSVIVPFYNVQTYAPDTLRSLRANARDDFEFLLVDDCSTDGTPEILERAERELPGAVLLRHRENGGLATARNTGLDAASGTYITFLDGDDWLAPGYYARLLADMEALGCDFVRTDHVQCTGSTRTVHRVPYGRRGEVTRPREVILPADRSTPVDYAYAWAGMYHRRLLDRGLLHFTHGLRTAEDRPWIWRLHREAESFAVLGLLGMFYRRGVASSLTQIGDVRQLDFIRAFDQVIDDTSKDPEAALLLPKAVRTYCAIISHHLGSIERFEPTVARKLRTLSAAALKRMPQDLLSDALDSMDTARASRLRRLRRRPAPLTTEAAA is encoded by the coding sequence GTGGTCAAGCTCTCCGTCATCGTGCCGTTCTACAACGTGCAGACATACGCCCCCGACACCCTCAGAAGCCTGCGCGCGAACGCACGCGACGACTTCGAGTTCCTGCTCGTCGACGACTGTTCGACGGACGGGACCCCGGAGATCCTCGAACGTGCGGAGCGCGAGCTTCCCGGGGCCGTCCTGCTGAGACACCGGGAGAACGGAGGACTCGCCACCGCCCGCAACACCGGGCTCGACGCGGCGAGCGGCACGTACATCACCTTCCTGGACGGCGACGACTGGCTCGCCCCCGGGTACTACGCGCGGCTGCTGGCCGACATGGAGGCGCTGGGCTGCGACTTCGTGCGCACCGACCACGTGCAGTGCACAGGCAGCACGCGTACGGTCCACCGGGTCCCGTACGGCAGGCGCGGCGAGGTGACCCGTCCGCGCGAGGTGATCCTGCCCGCCGACCGCTCCACCCCGGTCGACTACGCGTATGCCTGGGCCGGTATGTACCACCGCAGACTGCTGGACCGCGGGCTGCTGCACTTCACCCACGGGCTGCGCACCGCCGAGGACCGCCCGTGGATCTGGCGGCTGCACAGGGAAGCGGAGTCGTTCGCCGTACTCGGACTCCTGGGAATGTTCTACCGGCGTGGCGTCGCTTCGTCCCTCACGCAGATCGGCGATGTACGCCAGCTCGATTTCATCCGCGCTTTCGACCAGGTAATCGACGACACGTCGAAAGACCCGGAAGCCGCTCTCCTTCTTCCCAAGGCCGTGCGCACCTATTGCGCGATCATTTCGCACCACTTGGGTTCCATCGAAAGGTTCGAACCAACCGTGGCACGTAAATTGCGGACGCTCAGCGCGGCCGCGCTGAAACGGATGCCGCAGGATCTGCTGAGCGACGCGCTCGACTCGATGGACACCGCACGCGCCTCGCGGCTGCGGCGGCTGCGCCGCCGTCCGGCCCCGCTGACGACGGAGGCCGCAGCGTGA
- a CDS encoding alpha-2,8-polysialyltransferase family protein, whose protein sequence is MTSPTPGTRAPGSPRTTQIFYASTLYGAATLAAAIDSGCFGPADRRLLLVSNNAAIPETTPALDAMPGFERLRERFDGVLSWNSTIAPLHPGGWSPRTDDIPLWERQLRLLWDLGDDRIELAVESVQVNPAQALALLFQDAPVTVYADGLMSYGPTRNKIDPLIGTRIRRLLHLDLVPGLKPLLLAEFGAEPEIVPDAAFRRVLSEVAACATGLPSFAEPPALLLGQYLSALEILTPQQEEDLHVRMLRGAVALGHRTVVFKPHPTAPARWSRLLEREAERLDAELTVVEEPLLAETLYERVRPALVVGCFSTALLTASAFYGIPVARTGTELLLDRLAPYQNSNRVPVTVVDALVPDLENAGTAPADDLPGLVAAVGFAMQPQLRADLRPAAEAYLSRRLDAHTWRYFKRRRLTVLGLPGAMPAQLAFIPRNATVRRVARRARSLKRVALG, encoded by the coding sequence GTGACGTCACCCACGCCCGGGACCCGTGCCCCCGGCTCTCCCCGTACGACGCAGATCTTCTACGCCTCCACGCTGTACGGGGCCGCCACGCTGGCCGCCGCGATCGACAGCGGCTGCTTCGGCCCCGCCGACCGCCGGCTGCTGCTGGTCAGCAACAACGCGGCGATCCCGGAGACCACCCCCGCCCTGGACGCGATGCCCGGCTTCGAGCGGCTGCGCGAGCGGTTCGACGGAGTGCTCTCCTGGAACAGCACCATCGCCCCGCTGCACCCGGGCGGCTGGTCGCCGCGTACCGACGACATCCCGTTGTGGGAACGGCAGTTGAGGCTGCTCTGGGATCTCGGCGACGACCGGATCGAGCTGGCGGTCGAGTCCGTCCAGGTCAACCCGGCGCAGGCGCTCGCTCTGCTCTTCCAGGACGCGCCGGTCACGGTGTACGCGGACGGGCTGATGTCGTACGGCCCGACGCGCAACAAGATCGATCCGCTGATCGGCACCCGGATCCGGCGGCTGCTCCATCTCGATCTGGTGCCGGGGCTCAAGCCTCTGCTGCTCGCCGAGTTCGGGGCCGAGCCGGAGATCGTGCCGGATGCGGCGTTCCGCCGGGTCCTGAGTGAGGTGGCCGCGTGCGCCACGGGACTGCCCTCGTTCGCGGAGCCTCCGGCGCTGCTGCTCGGGCAGTACCTCTCGGCTCTGGAGATCCTCACCCCGCAGCAGGAGGAGGACCTCCACGTGCGGATGCTGCGCGGGGCGGTCGCCCTCGGCCACCGCACGGTCGTGTTCAAGCCGCACCCGACGGCACCGGCCCGCTGGTCGCGGCTGCTGGAGCGGGAGGCTGAGCGGCTGGACGCCGAACTGACGGTCGTGGAAGAGCCGTTGCTCGCCGAGACGCTGTACGAGCGGGTGCGCCCTGCGCTGGTGGTCGGCTGCTTCTCCACGGCGCTCCTCACGGCGAGCGCCTTCTACGGAATCCCGGTCGCCCGCACCGGCACGGAGCTGCTGCTGGACCGGCTCGCCCCGTACCAGAACAGCAACCGCGTCCCGGTGACCGTCGTCGACGCGCTGGTGCCCGATCTGGAGAACGCCGGGACCGCCCCGGCCGATGATCTGCCGGGGCTGGTCGCAGCCGTCGGCTTCGCGATGCAGCCGCAGCTGCGGGCCGATCTGCGTCCGGCGGCCGAGGCGTATCTGAGCCGCCGTCTGGATGCCCACACCTGGCGGTACTTCAAGCGCCGGCGGCTGACCGTGCTGGGGCTGCCGGGCGCGATGCCGGCCCAGCTCGCCTTCATCCCGCGCAACGCGACGGTACGGCGGGTGGCCCGGCGGGCCCGCTCCCTCAAGAGAGTGGCCCTGGGATGA
- a CDS encoding N-acetylneuraminate synthase family protein — protein MSTTRLRTLGAKTAGPGNPVYITGEIGINHNGELDNALALIDIAAEAGCDAVKFQKRTPEICTPRDQWDIERDTPWGRMTYIDYRHRVEFGEDEYRAISEHCAERGIDWFASPWDTEAVAFLEKFDVPAHKVASASLTDDELLRSLRATGRTVILSTGMSTPKQIRHAVEVLGSDNILLCHATSTYPAKAEELNLRVINTLQGEYPNVPIGYSGHETGLQTTLAAVALGAAFVERHITLDRAMWGSDQAASVEPQGLQRLVRDIRTIEASLGDGVKKVYESELAPMKKLRRVAGVVAEGADREPASV, from the coding sequence ATGAGCACCACCCGCCTCCGCACCCTCGGCGCCAAGACCGCGGGCCCCGGCAACCCCGTCTACATCACCGGCGAGATCGGCATCAACCACAACGGTGAGCTGGACAATGCCCTCGCCCTGATCGACATCGCCGCCGAAGCGGGCTGCGACGCGGTCAAGTTCCAGAAGCGCACCCCGGAGATCTGCACCCCGCGTGACCAGTGGGACATCGAGCGCGACACGCCCTGGGGCCGGATGACGTACATCGACTACCGGCACCGCGTCGAGTTCGGCGAGGACGAGTACCGCGCGATCAGCGAGCACTGCGCCGAGCGCGGCATCGACTGGTTCGCATCGCCGTGGGACACCGAGGCCGTCGCGTTCCTGGAGAAGTTCGACGTACCGGCGCACAAGGTCGCGTCCGCTTCGCTCACCGACGACGAGCTGCTGCGCTCGCTGCGTGCCACCGGCCGTACGGTGATCCTCTCCACCGGTATGTCGACCCCGAAGCAGATCCGGCACGCGGTCGAGGTGCTCGGCAGTGACAACATCCTTCTCTGCCACGCCACTTCGACGTACCCGGCCAAGGCCGAGGAGCTGAACCTCCGCGTCATCAACACCCTCCAGGGGGAGTACCCCAACGTCCCGATCGGCTACAGCGGCCACGAGACCGGCCTCCAGACCACCCTGGCCGCCGTCGCGCTCGGCGCGGCCTTCGTCGAGCGTCACATCACCCTGGACCGCGCCATGTGGGGCTCCGACCAGGCGGCATCGGTCGAGCCGCAGGGCCTGCAGCGGCTGGTGCGTGACATCCGCACCATCGAGGCGTCGCTCGGTGACGGCGTCAAGAAGGTCTACGAGTCGGAGCTCGCCCCGATGAAGAAGCTGCGCCGCGTCGCGGGCGTCGTCGCCGAGGGCGCGGACCGCGAGCCCGCGTCGGTCTGA
- a CDS encoding acyltransferase produces MTPAPASAPLPAAVSAPVAAVAPDQDSASASAPASGAADGPLPISPARTGPARPVRAVGRLRALDGLRLVAALMVAAYHYGGRSGDISRAWGGSPRHQFPALSEWFAYGCLGVQIFFVISGFVICMSGWGRPLRSFFASRVSRLYPAYWAAIVIVTAVFALPWVAYRTVSPSDALVNLTMLQQPIGADRVLGVCWTLWAELRFYALFALCVVLPGANRQRVLVFCGVWTLAAAITDAVHQPMLSMVLMPQYAPFFIGGIGLYLLHRDRRDAIAWGVVGVSWAIGQHYAVAGLWHRAGPAFFSYRHTSVIVAVVTLGFVLVGAVALGLFRWADWRWLTVAGALTYPFYLVHEHLGWVVVAVLHRKLGIPSYGTLVLTVALMLGLAWLLNRCVENRLTPLLRGALSGRPVNSGAGKAR; encoded by the coding sequence ATGACGCCCGCCCCGGCCTCCGCGCCCCTTCCCGCGGCCGTCTCCGCGCCGGTGGCCGCGGTGGCGCCGGACCAGGACTCCGCGTCCGCATCCGCACCCGCGTCCGGCGCCGCCGACGGGCCGCTGCCGATATCCCCCGCGCGTACGGGCCCCGCACGGCCCGTACGCGCGGTCGGGCGGCTGCGCGCGCTCGACGGTCTGCGGCTGGTCGCCGCCCTGATGGTCGCCGCGTACCACTACGGCGGCCGGAGCGGGGACATCAGCAGGGCCTGGGGAGGGTCGCCCCGCCACCAGTTCCCGGCGCTCTCCGAGTGGTTCGCCTACGGCTGCCTCGGCGTGCAGATCTTCTTCGTCATCAGCGGCTTCGTGATCTGCATGAGCGGCTGGGGCAGGCCGCTGCGCTCCTTCTTCGCCTCCCGGGTCTCCCGCCTCTACCCGGCGTACTGGGCGGCGATCGTGATCGTCACGGCGGTGTTCGCACTCCCCTGGGTCGCGTACCGGACGGTCTCACCCAGCGACGCGCTGGTGAACCTCACCATGCTCCAGCAGCCGATCGGCGCCGACCGGGTCCTCGGCGTGTGCTGGACCCTCTGGGCCGAACTGCGCTTCTACGCCCTCTTCGCCCTCTGCGTGGTGCTGCCGGGCGCGAACCGGCAGCGTGTGCTGGTCTTCTGCGGGGTGTGGACCCTGGCCGCCGCGATCACCGACGCGGTGCACCAGCCGATGCTGAGCATGGTGCTGATGCCGCAGTACGCGCCGTTCTTCATCGGCGGGATCGGCCTCTACCTCCTGCACCGCGACCGGCGGGACGCCATCGCCTGGGGCGTGGTCGGGGTCAGCTGGGCGATCGGCCAGCACTACGCGGTCGCCGGTCTGTGGCACCGGGCCGGTCCGGCCTTCTTCTCGTACCGGCACACCTCGGTGATCGTCGCCGTGGTCACGCTGGGCTTCGTGCTGGTCGGCGCGGTGGCGCTGGGCCTCTTCCGGTGGGCCGACTGGCGCTGGCTGACGGTCGCCGGGGCACTGACGTACCCCTTCTACCTGGTCCACGAACATCTGGGCTGGGTGGTGGTGGCCGTGCTGCACCGGAAGCTCGGGATCCCCTCGTACGGGACGCTCGTCCTGACCGTCGCGCTGATGCTGGGGCTGGCCTGGCTGCTCAACCGCTGCGTCGAGAACAGGCTGACGCCGCTGCTGCGCGGCGCACTGTCCGGACGTCCGGTCAACTCCGGTGCGGGCAAGGCCCGGTAG
- a CDS encoding (5-formylfuran-3-yl)methyl phosphate synthase — translation MLLLISPDSVEEARDCVKAAEHLDIVDVKRPEEGSLGANFPWVIRETRDAVPADKPVSATVGDAPYKPGTVAQAALGAAVSGATYIKVGLYGCTTPEQAIEVMRGVVRAVKDYRPDAFVVASGYADAHRIGCVNPLALPDIARRSGSDAAMLDTAVKDGTRLFDHVPPDVCAEFVALAHEAGLLAALAGSVKVADLGALTRIGTDIVGVRGAVCEGGDRRTGRIQPHLVAAFRAEMDRHAREHAATAATAAATAN, via the coding sequence GTGTTGCTTCTCATCTCCCCCGACAGTGTCGAAGAGGCCCGCGACTGCGTGAAAGCGGCGGAACACCTCGACATCGTCGACGTCAAAAGGCCTGAAGAGGGCTCGCTCGGTGCGAACTTCCCCTGGGTCATCAGGGAGACCCGGGACGCGGTCCCGGCGGACAAGCCGGTGTCCGCCACGGTGGGGGACGCGCCGTACAAGCCCGGCACGGTGGCGCAGGCCGCACTCGGCGCAGCCGTCTCCGGAGCCACGTACATCAAGGTCGGCCTCTACGGATGCACGACGCCCGAGCAGGCCATCGAGGTCATGCGCGGCGTCGTCCGGGCGGTCAAGGACTACCGGCCGGACGCGTTCGTGGTCGCGTCGGGCTACGCCGACGCCCACCGGATCGGCTGCGTCAACCCGCTCGCACTGCCCGACATCGCCCGCAGATCCGGCTCCGACGCGGCCATGCTGGACACCGCGGTCAAGGACGGGACCCGGTTGTTCGACCACGTACCGCCCGACGTCTGCGCGGAGTTCGTCGCGCTGGCCCACGAGGCCGGTCTGCTGGCCGCCCTCGCGGGCAGCGTCAAGGTGGCCGACCTGGGTGCGCTGACCCGCATCGGCACCGACATCGTGGGGGTGCGCGGGGCGGTCTGCGAGGGAGGCGACCGCAGGACGGGGCGGATCCAGCCGCACCTGGTGGCCGCCTTCCGGGCGGAGATGGACCGGCACGCCCGGGAACACGCGGCCACCGCCGCCACCGCCGCCGCCACCGCGAACTGA
- a CDS encoding DUF6716 putative glycosyltransferase yields MPASTSDVLRVAVIADSDTRWKWGALTARRLSVGDAQLSGFLLRGRATPTPRQLAEVGAGVDTAAVREVTGAEFLRAVEQDGYDVVVLALVGGAVQAMLHGLAALPDPARRPVVVTGYVGVVYEKLADGLLLRHGADVVLANSLHDAERFRAVYEGVGADASAVTGAALPFLGGAPYAGGALKTVVFAAQPSVPASREGRTYLLSRLVGHARLHPDREVLLKLRSQPGEHTTHIEELPYQKLAEKLPGGLPANFRLVYGHMGEVLDRTDLLVTVSSTAALESLHRRIPTAVLTDLGIREALGNHHFLGSGCFASWDQLDAGASPEADPAWLARQGVAAGGSSAGGASYDTAFDAVRERVARLLLEPRLPPIEPYYTHATAPGYLPGILARYRLDAAPAADTGGVRRVVRDAVRDAARGAYRHGVQRVAPVIRRMGDL; encoded by the coding sequence GTGCCAGCAAGTACCAGCGATGTTCTCCGCGTAGCCGTGATCGCCGATTCCGACACCCGTTGGAAATGGGGCGCGCTCACCGCACGCCGCCTCTCCGTCGGGGACGCACAGCTCAGCGGCTTCCTGCTGCGCGGCCGGGCCACGCCCACCCCGCGCCAGCTCGCCGAGGTCGGGGCCGGTGTGGACACGGCCGCGGTCCGGGAGGTGACGGGGGCGGAATTCCTCCGGGCCGTCGAGCAGGACGGCTACGACGTGGTCGTCCTCGCCCTGGTCGGCGGCGCCGTCCAGGCGATGCTGCACGGACTCGCCGCGCTCCCCGACCCGGCACGGCGGCCCGTCGTCGTCACCGGCTATGTCGGTGTGGTCTACGAGAAGCTGGCCGACGGACTGCTGCTGCGGCACGGCGCCGACGTGGTCCTCGCCAACTCCCTGCACGACGCGGAAAGGTTCCGCGCGGTGTACGAGGGGGTGGGCGCCGACGCGTCCGCCGTGACCGGGGCCGCGCTGCCCTTCCTCGGCGGCGCGCCGTACGCCGGGGGCGCGCTGAAGACCGTCGTCTTCGCCGCCCAGCCCTCGGTCCCCGCCTCCCGCGAGGGCCGTACGTATCTGCTGAGCCGCCTGGTCGGGCACGCCCGGCTGCACCCGGACCGCGAGGTGCTGCTCAAGCTCCGCTCCCAGCCGGGCGAGCACACCACACACATCGAGGAACTGCCCTACCAGAAGCTGGCCGAGAAGCTTCCCGGCGGCCTGCCCGCCAACTTCCGCCTGGTGTACGGCCACATGGGCGAGGTGCTGGACCGCACCGACCTGCTGGTCACGGTCTCCTCGACCGCGGCCCTGGAGTCCCTGCACCGGCGTATCCCCACCGCCGTCCTCACCGACCTCGGCATCCGCGAGGCACTCGGCAACCACCACTTCCTCGGCTCGGGCTGCTTCGCCTCCTGGGACCAGCTGGACGCCGGCGCGAGCCCGGAGGCCGACCCCGCGTGGCTGGCCCGGCAGGGGGTGGCCGCCGGGGGTTCCTCCGCCGGGGGAGCCTCGTACGACACGGCTTTCGACGCCGTACGCGAACGGGTCGCACGGCTGCTCCTGGAGCCCCGGCTCCCGCCGATCGAGCCCTACTACACCCACGCCACCGCGCCCGGATACCTCCCCGGCATCCTCGCCCGCTACCGCCTGGACGCCGCCCCGGCCGCCGACACCGGCGGCGTGCGGCGCGTGGTGCGCGACGCCGTACGGGACGCGGCGCGCGGGGCGTACCGCCACGGCGTCCAGCGCGTGGCCCCCGTCATCCGCCGCATGGGAGATCTGTGA
- a CDS encoding cytidylyltransferase domain-containing protein, protein MPTETTEPARQDGPFRPVKTAAPARRPRVLAVIPARGGSKGVPAKNLEAVGGVPLVARAVRACLGARRVTDVAVSTDDERIATAAREAGADVVLRPAEIAGDTATSEAAVLHALDAYPGTDAVLLVQCTSPFLTGEEIDGVAAAVTEGGADTALTVAPTHGFVWREEQRADGSGTDTAGVNHDKAFRPRRQDRPQDYLETGAAYAMNAEGFRTARHRFFGETALVRTDPARVLEIDDPHDLARARALAPLLDVRTLPGRDDVDAVVLDFDGTQTDDRVLIDSDGREIVAVHRGDGLGIAALRDTTDLKLLILSTEQNPVVAARARKLRVPVLHGIDRKDLALKQWCEEQGVAPERVLYVGNDVNDLPCFGLVGWPVAVAQAHDAVRGAARAVTTTPGGEGAIREIAAWLLGPTLNK, encoded by the coding sequence ATGCCCACCGAAACCACTGAACCAGCCCGGCAGGACGGGCCGTTCAGGCCCGTGAAGACCGCAGCGCCCGCCCGGCGGCCCCGGGTCCTGGCCGTGATCCCCGCGCGTGGCGGATCCAAGGGTGTGCCCGCCAAGAACCTCGAAGCGGTCGGCGGTGTGCCGCTCGTGGCCCGCGCGGTCCGTGCCTGTCTGGGCGCCCGCCGGGTCACCGACGTCGCCGTGTCGACGGACGACGAGCGGATCGCGACGGCGGCGCGCGAGGCCGGCGCCGATGTGGTGCTGCGCCCCGCCGAGATCGCCGGTGACACGGCGACCAGCGAGGCCGCCGTGCTGCACGCGCTCGACGCGTACCCCGGAACGGATGCCGTGCTGCTCGTCCAGTGCACCAGCCCCTTCCTCACCGGCGAGGAGATCGACGGGGTCGCGGCCGCGGTCACCGAGGGGGGCGCGGACACCGCGCTCACCGTCGCCCCCACGCACGGGTTCGTCTGGCGCGAGGAGCAGCGCGCCGACGGCAGCGGCACGGACACCGCGGGCGTCAACCACGACAAGGCCTTCCGACCCCGCCGCCAGGACCGCCCGCAGGACTACCTGGAGACCGGCGCGGCCTACGCCATGAACGCCGAGGGCTTCCGCACCGCCCGGCACCGCTTCTTCGGTGAGACCGCCCTGGTCCGCACCGACCCGGCCCGCGTCCTGGAGATCGACGACCCGCACGACCTGGCACGCGCCCGCGCTCTCGCGCCGCTCCTGGACGTGCGTACGCTGCCGGGCCGCGACGACGTCGACGCCGTCGTCCTGGACTTCGACGGCACCCAGACCGACGACCGTGTCCTCATCGACTCCGACGGCCGCGAGATCGTCGCCGTCCACCGCGGCGACGGCCTCGGGATCGCGGCGCTCCGCGACACCACGGACCTCAAACTCCTGATCCTCTCCACCGAGCAGAACCCGGTCGTCGCCGCACGCGCCCGCAAGCTGCGGGTGCCCGTGCTGCACGGCATCGACCGCAAGGACCTCGCACTCAAGCAGTGGTGCGAAGAACAGGGTGTCGCGCCCGAGCGCGTGCTCTACGTCGGCAACGACGTGAACGACCTGCCGTGCTTCGGCCTCGTCGGGTGGCCCGTCGCGGTCGCCCAGGCCCACGACGCCGTACGCGGCGCCGCACGCGCGGTCACCACCACCCCCGGCGGCGAGGGCGCGATCCGCGAGATCGCCGCCTGGCTCCTGGGCCCCACCCTCAACAAGTAA